DNA from Streptomyces sp. NBC_01260:
CGGGCGAGGTGCTGGAGGGCGAGCATCTCGGTGTGCGCGTCGCGTTCCTTCCCGGCCAGCGCGACGGCCTGCCCGCAGCCCTCCAACGCCTCGTCGAGACCGCCCTGTTCGGCCTGGACGATCGCCAGGTTGATCAGGGCCGTCGCCTCGCCGAGCCGGTCACCGGCGCGCCGGGCCAGACCGGGCGAGGGCTCCAGCATGGCCTCGGCCTCCGCGGTCCTGCCCTCCTCCGACAGCACCCAGCCCAGCAGATTGCGCACCCGCGACTCGGCGTACGGGTCGCTCCGTGCGACCGCCGCGTCCAGCGCCAGCTCCAGCATCGGCACCCAGCCGTCCCGGACCCGCCACACCACATACGGCCACTGGAGCAGGATGATCCGCCAGGCGCGGTCGTCGAGACCGGCACCGCGGGCGGCGGCGGCCGCCAGGGACAGGTCCTCGCGCTCGGTGGCCAGCCAGTTCATCGCCTCGGCCCGGTCGGTGAAATCCCGTACGGCGGTCGGCCGGCGGTAGTCCTCCGGCAGGACGAAGCAGGGCTCGCCGCCCGGTTCGGCCGTGTCGGCGGCGGCGAGCGCGGTCGCGATGCAGTGGTCGAGCACACCGACGAGGGCGTCGGGCCCGGACGCGGGATCGAGGCCGCGGGCGTAGAGGCGCACCAGATCGTGCAGCACCCAGCGCCCGGGACCCGTCTCGCTGACGAGGTGGGCGGCGGCGAGCCGCTCCAGCGCCGCCGTGGCGACGACCGGGTCGCTGCCGGCGAGCGCGGCGGCGGTGTACGGGTCGAAATGGCTGCCGGGGTGGTGGCCGAGACGGGCGAAGTGGTGGACGGTGTCCGGCGGCAGTTGCTGCACGGTCAGCCGCAGCGCGGCGGAGACCCCGGTGTCCTCCACGTCGAGATACGTCAGCCGGCTGCGTTCGTCGGCCAGTTCGTCTGCCGTCCCGGCGAGCGTCCGGTGCGGGCGGCCCGCCAGCCGGGCCGCCGTGACCCGCAGGGCGAGCGGCAGTCCGCCGCACAGCTCGGCCAGCCGACGGGCCGCCACCGGTTCGGCGAGCACCCGCTCCTCGCCGAGCACCCCGGCCAGCAGGGCGGTGCCGTCCGGCGGCTCCAGCACGTCCAGCGGTACCGGACGGGCGGCGTCCGAGGCGATGAGGCCGTCCAGCCGGTGCCTGCTGGTGACCAGCGTGACGCAGTCGGTGCCGCCCGGCAGCAGCGGCCTGACCTGGGCCGAGTCACGGGCGTTGTCGAGGACGACGAGCAGGCTGCGCCGGTCGGTCAGCGAGCGGAAGAGCGCGGCGGCGGCCTGGGCGGACTCCGGGACCCGGCGGGGCGCGACGCCGAGCGCGAGCAGGAACTCGCGCAGGACCTCCAGCGGCGTCGGTTCCCCCGTGTCGCCGAACCCGCGCAGATCGGCGAAGAGCCGCCCGTCCGGGAACGCGGCGGGGGCGCGGCGGGCCCAGTGCAGGGCCAGGGCGGTCTTGCCCACCCCGGCCGGTCCGGTGAGCAGGCAGACGGGCGCCTCGCCGGCCGCCGCCCGGGAGAGCGCGGCCAGCTCGGCCGCCCGGCCCTGGAAGCCGCGGGGGGCGCGGGGCAGCAGATCGGTGGGGTGGGCGTGGAGGCCCGGGGCGCCGCCCGGCGTACCTGCTCCGGTGCCGGCCGGCGTACCGGCCCCGGCCCCGTCGCCCACCGTCGTACGGCCGGGAAGGTCCGGTGCGGGTTCCGGGTCGCCGCGGAGGATCTGCGCGTAGGCGTCCGCCAGTTCGCGTCCGGGGCCGATGCCCAGTTCGTCGGTGAGCAGCCGCCGCGTGCGGTGGAAGCAGTCCACCGCCTCGGACTGGCGCCCCGACCGGTGCAGCGCCGTCATCAGGGCCGCCGCCAGCGACTCCCGCAGCGGATGGGCCACTGCCTCGGCCCGCAGCACCGCCGCCGCCCGGTGGTGCTCGCCCAGCACGGCGTAGGCGTGAGCCAGCTGCTCGACCGTCGTGAGCCGGGACTCCTCCAGCGCGTGCGCGGCCGCCTGGAGCGGTGCGCTGGGGTACGTACCGGTGAGCGCCGGACCCTCCCACAGCGACAGGGCCTCCTTCAGTATCAGCACGCTGTCGGACGGGCTGCGCTGCTCCCGGGCCAGCATCAGCAGTTCCTCGAACCGCTGGGAGTCCAGCAGGGCCTCCGGCACCCGCAGCATGTACGCGTCGCCGAGCGTCGCCAGCTCGACCCCGTACATCTCCGCGTCCGCGCCCGTCAGCAGGGCGCGCAGCCGCGACACATGACCCTGGACGACCGTGCGGGCGTGCAGCGGCGGGGTGTCGTCCCACAGGCAGTCCGACAGCCGGGCCACGGACACGGGGGTGTTGGCGCGCAGCAGGAGGGCGGCCAGCAGGCTGCGGCGTTTGGCGGGGCCGAGGGGCAGTGGCCCGGTCTGCGTGTCGACGCAGACGGTGCCGAGCAGCCGGAACTCCACGAGCGGCTCCCCTTCCGGGCATGACGCGCCCGGTGCCGGGTCACGGACAAGATCCCAGAATATCCGGCGTTCCCGGAGAGCGGGGAGGGGGTGCGCCCGGACTGCGGGGCGCACCCGGCCGGGTCACAGACGGCGTTCGTCCTCGGAAACCACTGTGGTGGGGGGCACGACCATGCGGCGGCGCCGCATGACGCTCGCGTAGACGAAGACGCCGATGACGCCGACGACCATCATGATCCAGCCGACCATGTCGACGTTGACGCTGTCCATCTCCCAGTCGGTCGCGAAGGCGAGTATCGCCCCCGCACCGATGAGAATGATGCATCCTCCGAGTCCCATGAGTTTCCGCCTCCTCGATGCCCCGGAAGCTCCGGGCCGTGTAAGGAGCGGGTACCCGGCCCGGCAACGACCATGTGTGCGGTGGCGGTTGCCGTTGCGGTCAGCCCGCCAGGAACGATGCCAGGGCGGTCGCCAGCAGATGCGGGTCGTCGGCGCCGCACAGCTCACGGGCGCTGTGCATCGACAGGATGGCCACGCCGATGTCGACGGTCTGGATGCCGTGCCGGGCGGCGGTGATCGGGCCGATCGTGGTGCCGCACGGCATCGAGTTGTTGGAGACGAACGTCTGCCACGGCACGCCCGCCTTCTCGCACGCCGACGCGAACACGGCCCGGCCGCTGCCGTCGGTCGCGTACCGCATGTTGACGTTGACCTTGAGGATCGGTCCGCCGTTGACGACCGGGTGGTGCGTCGGGTCGTGCCGCTCGCCGTAGTTGGGGTGGATCGCGTGGCCGGTGTCGGAGGAGAGACAGACGGTGCCGGCGAAGGCGCGGGCGCGGTCCTCGTACGTACCGCCGCGGGCGAACACCGAACGCTCCAGGACCGTGCCGAGCAGCGGTCCGTCCGCGCCGGTGTCGGACTGCGAGCCGTTCTCCTCGTGGTCGAAGGCGGCCAGCACCGGGATGTACGGGATCTGCGCGTCGGGCTGTCCGGCCACGGCGGCGAGCGCCGCGACCGCCGCGTGCACCGAGAGCAGGTTGTCCATCCGGGGCCCGGCCACCAGCTCGCGGTCACGGCCCAGGTAGGACGGTGCCTCGACGGGGTGCGGCATCAGGTCCCAGCCGGTGACGTCCTCGGCATCGACGCCCGCCTCCTCGGCGACGAACCGGATGAGGTCGCCCTCCTCCACGTCCCCGAGGCCCCAGATCGGCTGCATGTGCTTCTGGCGGTCGAGCTTCAGGCCGTCGGGGTTGGCCGACCGGTCCAGGTGCACGGCCAGCTGCGGGACGCGCAGCAGCGGCCGGTCGATGTCGACCAGCCGGTGCGTCCCGTCGCGCAGCGAGATCCGCCCGGCGAGGCCGAGGTCCCGGTCCAGCCAGGTGTTGAGGAGCGTGCCGCCGTAGACCTCCACGGCGATCTGCCGCCAGCCGTGGGCGCCCGTGTCGGGCAGCGGCTTCACCCGCAGGTTCGGTGAGTCGGTGTGCGCCCCGGCGATCCGGAACGGGGTGTGCGCCCCCGCGCCCTCGGGCACGTACCAGGCCACGATCGCTCCGCCGCGCAGGACGTACTTGCCGCCGGTCGTTCCGTCCCAGGCCGCCGTCTCCTCGACCTGCCGGAAACCGGCCTTCTCCAGCTTCGACGCGGCGGCCGCCACGGCGTGGTACGGGGAGGGGCCGGCCATCAGGAAGGCCATCAGATCGTCGGTGTGCCCGCGGTCGAAGCGGAGGGAAGAACTCATGTTCTTCACTGTAACCAGGCCCGTGGCAGAGAATTCACCGTCGTCCCCCGGCGTGACGCGGCTATCGTCGGGGCAGTGCCGCGGAGGGCCTGTCGCCGTCCTGCGCTACGACAGCACCGCCACCCGGAAGCGTGTCCGGGTGGCGGTGCTGTCGGCGATTCCAACTGCGGAAGCCCTAGAACGCGGCCTCGTCCAGCTCCATCAGGGAGTTGTCGACGGACTCGGCGAGCGCGCGCTCGGCGCCGACGCCCGGCAGGACGTTCGCGGCGAAGAACTTCGCGGCGGCGATCTTGCCCCGGTAGAAGGCGACGTCCTTGGCGGAGGCGGTCGGCAGCTTCTCGGCGGCCACGGACGCGCCCTTGAGCAGCAGGTAGCCGACGACGACATCGCCGGAGGCCAGCAGCAGGCGGGTGGTGTTCAGGCCCACCTTGTAGATGTTCTTCACGTCCTCGCCGGTCGCGGTGAGGTCGGTGATCATCGTGCCGACGATCGCCTCCAGGTCCACGGCGGCCTTGGCGAGCGAGTCCAGCGCGCCGGACAGCTCCTCGTTGCCCTGGGCGCCCGCGAGGAACTTCTTGATCTCCTCGGAGAGCGTGTTGAGCGAGGCGCCCTGGTCGCGGACGATCTTCCGGAAGAAGAAGTCCTGGCCCTGGATGGCCGTCGTGCCCTCGTACAGCGTGTCGATCTTGGCGTCACGGATGTACTGCTCGATCGGGTACTCCTGGAGGTACCCGGAGCCGCCGAACGTCTGGAGCGACTGCGCCAGCTGCTCGTACGACTTCTCCGAGCCGTAGCCCTTCACGATCGGCAGCAGCAGGTCGTTGAGGCCGTGCAGCGCCTTCGCGTCCTCGCCCGCGGCCTCCTTCTCCTGGATCGCGTCCTGGACGGAGGCGGTGTACAGCACGAGGGAGCGCATGCCCTCGGCGTACGCCTTCTGCGTCATGAGCGAGCGGCGCACGTCGGGGTGGTGCGTGATGGTGACCTTGGGGGCCGTCTTGTCCATGAACTGCGACAGGTCGGTGCCCTGGACGCGCTCCTTGGCGTACTCCAGCGCGTTCAGGTAACCCGTCGAGAGCGCCGCGATGGCCTTCGTGCCGACCATCATGCGGGCGAACTCGATGATGCGGAACATCTGGCGGATGCCGTCGTGCTTGTCACCGATCAGCCAGCCCTTGGCGGGGTGCTGGTCGCCGAACGTCATCTCGCAGGTGTTGGACGCCTTGAGGCCCATCTTGTGCTCGACGTTCGTCGCGTACACGCCGTTGCGCTCGCCCAGCTCGCCGGTGGTCCAGTCGAAGTGGAACTTCGGGACCATGAAGAGCGACAGGCCCTTGGTGCCCGGTCCCGCACCTTCGGGGCGGGCCAGTACGTAGTGAATGATGTTCTCGGACATGTCGTGCTCGCCCGAGGTGATGAAGCGCTTCACGCCCTCTATGTGCCAGGAGCCGTCCTCCTGCTCGACGGCCTTCGTGCGGCCCGCGCCGACGTCGGAACCGGCGTCCGGCTCGGTCAGCACCATCGTCGAGCCCCACTGCTTCTCGACGGCGATCTCGGCGATCTTCTTCTGTGCCTCGTTGCCCTCGTCGAAGAGGATGCCGGCGAACGCCGGGCCGGAGGAGTACATCCACACGGCCGGGTTGGCGCCGAGCAGAAGCTCCGCGTAACCCCAGATCAGGGAGCGCGGGGAGGTCGTGCCGCCGATCTCCTCGGGGAGGCCCAGGCGCCAGTACTCGGAGTCCATGAAGGCCTGGTAGGACTTCTTGAAGCTCTCCGGGACCGGTGCGGTGCTGGTCTCCGGGTCGAAGACCGGGGGGTTGCGGTCGGCGTCGGCGTAGGAGTCGGCGAGCTCGTTCTCCGCGAGGCGGGCGACCTCGTCGAGGATGCTCTTCGCGGTCTCGACGTCCATCTCCGCGAACGGTCCGGTGCCGTACAGCTTGTCGCGCCCGAGGACCTCGAAGAGGTTGAACTCGATGTCGCGGAGATTCGACTTGTAGTGCCCCATGGGAAGGCTCCGTAATCAATAGCAGTGGCGCGCAGCGCCCCGTGGAGGGTGAGAAACGGGCGACGGGCTCGCGGATACCGGTCTGCCGCGCGGTCGGGGCGGGGCCCGGACGTATCAGCTGACCTCTACGATGATGCTACCCGTCAGTAATAAGACGCAACCCCCCGAGGCAGAGATGTGTCCGATTACTCTTTGTCCCATGTACGGCTACGACCAGAATCAGGGCGCACAGCAGCCGATGGGTGGCGGCTACGGCGAGCAGCCGCTGTATCCCGAACCCTCGCCGCCCTCGCTGGGCGACGCGGTACGGGCCTTCACGACCGGCTCGCTGGCCGCCGAGGACTTCCAGCAGATCTTCGCGACGTCGAAGGTCTACTGCCCGCGCGGTGACAATCCGGGCTTCCTCGCGCTGCACAACACCCAGCAGCCGGTCATCCCGATGTTCACCACGCTCAAGGAGCTGCGGCTCTACGCGGGCAAGGAGTCCAAGTACTTCGTGATCACCGGGGCCGAGGTGATCGACCTGCTGCCCACCGGCTACGGCTTCGTCCTGGACATGGAGGGCGAGCACCGCATGGTCTTCGACGCCAAGGCCGTGGAGCAGATGGTCGACTTCGCGATGCGCCGCATGTACGGCTGACCGCCGGCCCACTCCCCCTCGCAAGGGGCTCGTACCGCTCGGCGGTACGAGCCCCTTGCGCTGTTCCGGGCGGTGCGGGAGCTGTTTTGGGCGGTGCGGGAGCTGTTTTGGGCGGTGCGGGAATGAAAGCCGCCTTGCAGGATGTTCACCATTCAACTAAATTGATTTCAGAACAGTCCCCGGAGGTGGCTTCCATGCCCGCAGTAACCGTCGAAAACCCGCTGACCCTGCCCAAGGTCGCCGCCCCGGCCGACGCCGTGGCCCGTCCCGTGCTCGCCGTGACCACGGCGCCCAGCGGGTTCGAGGGCGAGGGATTCCCCGTGCGCCGCGCATTCGCGGGGATCAACTACAAGCACCTCGACCCGTTCATCATGATGGACCAGATGGGCGAGGTGGAGTACGCGGCCGGTGAGCCCAAGGGCACCCCCTGGCACCCGCACCGCGGCTTCGAGACCGTCACGTACCTGATCGACGGCACCTTCGTGCACCAGGACTCCAACGGTGGCGGCGGCACCATCCAGAACGGCGACACCCAGTGGATGACGGCCGGGTCCGGGCTGCTCCACATCGAGGCGCCGCCGGAGTCGCTCGTCCTGTCGGGCGGCCTCTTCCACGGCCTCCAGCTCTGGGTGAACCTGCCCAGGGCCGACAAGATGATGGCCCCGCGCTACCAGGACATCCGCGGTGGCCAGGTCCAGCTGCTCGCCTCCCCGGACGGCGGCGCGCTGCTCCGGGTGATCGCGGGCGAGCTCGACGGCCACGAGGGCCCCGGTGTCACCCACACCCCCATCACGATGATCCACGCCACCGTGCGCCCCGGCGCCGAGGTGACCCTGCCGTGGCGCGAGGACTTCAACGGCCTCGCGTACGTGCTCGCGGGCCGCGGCACCGTGGGCGAGGACCGCAGGCCCGTCCACATGGGCCAGACCGCCGTCTTCGGCGCCGGCTCCTCGCTGACCGTCCGCGCGGACGAGCAGCAGGACGGCAACACCCCGGAGCTGGAGGTCGTCCTCCTCGGCGGGCGTCCCATCCGGGAGCCGATGGCGCACTACGGGCCGTTCGTGATGAACAGCCAGGCCGAACTGAAGGAGGCCTTCGAGGACTTCCAGGCCGGCCGCCTCGGCACCGTGCCCGCCGTCCACGGGATGTGAGCCGCGCCGCCGCCGTATGACGGTGCGTCACTCGTACGGCGGCGCGAGCGGGACATCGCCCCCGCGGCGTGATCGGGTGGGAGGGTGCAGACCCAGAAGCCCCTCCTGCCCATCGGTGCGCGGCGACTGGCCGCCTGGTGCGGTGTCGTCCTGCTGGTCGCCGGCGTCGCCGCGGTGGCCATCTGGCTGTGTGTCGCCCTCAAGACCGCCGTCACCCCCGTCCTGCTCGCGCTGCTCGGTACGGCGCTGCTCGGTCCGGTCCACCGCAGGCTCACCGCGCACGGGGTGAACCGTTCGGTGGCGGCCGGGTTCACCTGCGTCCTTCTCGTCGCGGTGGTCGGCGGCGCCGGCTACATCGTCGTCACCGCGCTCATCGACACCGGCGACCAGATCGTCCGGTCGCTGAAGGAAGCCGCTCAGTGGGTCGTCGACCACTTCGGCGTCACCGGCAACACGAATGTGGACGACCTGGCCACCAGCGGCAAGAAGCTCGTCGAGAAGTTCGGCGCGAGCGCCGCGGGCGGGCTGCTGAGCGGCCTCAGCCTGGTCGGTTCGCTCATCGCCACGAGCGTGCTCGCGCTCCTGCTGACCTTCTTCTTCCTGCGCGACTCCGACCGGGCCGCGCAGCTCGCGCACTCCATCGCCCCGCGCGGCGCCGGCGACCTGGTCGAGGCGATGGGCCGGCGGGCGTTCGAGGCCGTCGAGGGCTTCATGCGCGGTACGACGTTCATCGCGCTCATCGACGCCGTCTGCATCACGGTCGGCCTGCTGATCCTGCGGGTGCCCGGTGCGGTGGGGCTGGGTGCGCTGGTCCTGGTCGGCGCCTACATCCCGTACCTCGGGGCCTTCATCTCGGGCGCCGTCGCGGTCCTGGTGGCGCTCGCGGACCGGGGTTTCGTGATCGCGCTCTGGGCGCTCGGGGTGGTGCTCGCCGTACAGGTGATGGAGGGCCACGTCCTCCAGCCGATGATCCAGAGCCGTACGGTCCAGATGCACCCCGCCACGATCATGATCGCGCTGACGGCGGGCGCGAGCGTGGCGGGCCTGCTGGGGATGCTGCTCGCGGTCCCGTTGTGCGCGGCGGCGTTCGGCATCCTCGGCGAACTGCGCAAGGGCCAGCTGCCCCCACCAGCCCCCCCGGACGCGGAAGCCCCCGCCCCGGACACGTCCCCCGGCGCACCTCCGAGCCCGTCCGGCGCCTGAGCACGGAAGCCTGGCGCCCGAGGGGGGCTACCGGTCCGGTTCCGGTTCTGGCTCCAGCTCCGGAACCGGCTGCACCCCCGCCAGTTCCACCAGTTCCACCGGCTCCGCCGACTCGTACAGCTCGAACCAGATCGACTTGCCCGCACCCCGCGGATCGACCCCCCACGCATCCGCGAGCATCTCCATCAGCACCAGACCCCGCCCGCTGGACGCCATCTCCCCGGGCCGCCGCTTGTGCGGCAGTTCGTTGCTGCCGTCGGCCACCTCCACCCGCAGCCGCCGCTCCCCGTGCTCCCCGCTGGCCTGGGCGACCAGCAGCGCGTCCCCGTCCGTGTGGACCAGCACGTTCGTGGCCATCTCGGAGATCATCAGCACGGCCGAGTCGACCTGCTCCGGGTCCGCCCAGTCGTGCAGCATCTCGCGCACCTGCTGCCGGGCCGCCGAGATCCGCTCCGGTTCGGCCTGGGCGATGGTCAGCGCGGTCCGCCGCGGCGCGGTCCGCAGGGACGTGGTGCCCTCGCGGCGCAGCAGCAGCACCGCGACGTCGTCCTCGCGCCGGTCCGCGAGCGGGCCCGTCGTGTAGTGCGAGGCCGGCCCGTGCACCGCCTGCACCAAGGCGTCCGCGAGCTTCTCCAGATCGTCGGTGTGCCGCTCCAGGATCGGCCGGAGCCGGACCCAGCCGGTGGCCAGGTCGTGCCCGCCGGTCTCGATCAGCCCGTCCGTGCAGAGCATGATCGTTTCCCCGGCCTCCAGCGTGACCCGGGTCGTCGGGTAGTCGGTGTCCGCCTGGATGCCCAGTGGGAGCCCGCCCGCCGTCTGCCGGATGACCGCGGTCCCGTCCGGGGTCATCACCACGGGGTCGGGGTGCCCGGCCCGTGCGATGTCGAGCGTGCCGGTTTCCGGGTCGGCCTCCGCGTACAGGCACGTCGCGAAGCGCGCTCCGGTGTGCTCCGCGTCGTCGTGCGCGTCGGTGAGCCCGGAGAGGAAGCGCGAGGCCCGCGAGAGCACCGCGTCCGGGCGGTGCCCCTCGGAGGCGTACGCGCGCAGGGCGATCCGCAACTGGCCCATCACCGCCGCCGCCCGCACGTCGTGGCCCTGGACGTCGCCGATGACGAGGGCGATACGGCCGTTGGGGAGCGGAATCATGTCGTACCAGTCGCCGCCGACCTGGAGCCCGCCGCCGGTCGGCACATAGCGTGCGGCCACCGTCATCCCCGGGACGCTGAGCACCAGGGACGGCATCATCGTGCGCTGGAGCCCCTGCGAGAGCTCTCGCTCGGTCTCGGCGATCCCGGCGCGGGCCAGCGCCTGTGCGAGCATCCGGGCCACCGTCGTCAGCACGGACCGCTCGTCCGGCGAGAACGCCACCGGATGCCGGAAGCCGGCCATCCAGGCGCCCATCGTGCGCCCCGCCACGATCAGCGGCAGGAAGGCCCAGGAGTGGCGCTCGAACCGGCGGGCCAGCGGCCAGGCGGCCGGGTAGCGGGCGTAGTAGTCCTCGGCGGTGGGCAGATAGATCGCCCGCCCCGTCCGTACGACCTCCGCGGCCGGGTAGTCGGTCTCCAGCGGCATGTCGTTGAAGGGGCCCTCGTCACCGGCGTGCTGACCGTGGTGCCCGACGATCGTCAGCCGTTCGCCCTCGACCCCGAAGACGGCCAGTCCCTCCGGCGAGAATCCGGGCATGGAGAGCGAGTAGGCCACCCGCAGCACCTCCTCCGTCGACCGGGCCTCGGCCAGCGCCCGCCCCGCGTCCAGCAGGAACGCCTCCCGGGACCGGCGCCAGTCGCCGGTGATCGGGGTGTGCGCCCCGGTGGTGCCGGGCTGCGGCTCGGCGACCTCCTGGAGGGTGCCGACCAGCACGTAGTCCGCGCCGCCGTCGGCCGGGAGCGGCTTGGAGCGGCTCCGTACGGTACGCAGCACCCGGCCGCGCTCGTCCACGATCCGCAGCCGGGCCTCGGCGAGCGTGTCCTCCGCGACGGCCAGGTTGACCACCCCGTAGACCTCGTTCCAGTCGACGGGATGGAAGCGGGAGCGCACCTCCGACTCACGGAAGGCACCTGGCTCGGAGGGCAGCTCCAGCAGCCGGGCCGCCTCCGCGTCGAGCGTGACCGTCCCGGCTGCGTTGTCCCAGCGCCAAAGACCGGTCGCGGTCGCGGCCAGGACATCCTCGGTGCGCATTGCCCCACTTTATGAAGATGTACGGCCCAAACGCCACCGAGGGTCGCCCGTCCCGGGTCCACCGGTGATCTTGCTGGGGACAATGGCAATGAAACGGTCCGGTCGCGGGCGGTAGCCTGGGGTGGCTGTATCCGCCCCCAACCGCGAAGACTGGATGAACGACGATGCATCGGTACAGGTCCCACACCTGCGGCGAGCTCCGCGCCTCTGACGTCGGCACCGACGTCCGGCTGAGCGGCTGGCTGCACAATCGCCGAGACCTGGGTGGCATCCTCTTCATCGATCTGCGCGACCACTACGGTCTGGTGCAGCTCGTCGCCCGCCCCGGCACGCCCGGCAACGACGCCCTGGCGAAGCTCACCAAGGAGACCGTCGTACGGATCGACGGCAAGGTGTCCGCCCGCGGCGCCGACAACGTCAACCCGGAGCTCCCGACCGGCGAGATCGAGATCGAGGTCACCGAGGTCGAGGTGCTGGGCGAGGCCGCCCCGCTGCCCTTCACGATCAACGCCGAGGACGGGGTGAACGAGGAGCGGCGTCTGGAGTACCGCTTCCTCGACCTGCGCCGCGAGCGCATGCACCGCAACATCATGCTGCGCTCCTCCGTCATCGCCTCGATCCGCTCCAAGATGGTGGCCCTCGGCTTCAACGAGATGGCGACGCCGATCCTCACCGCGACCTCCCCCGAGGGCGCCCGTGACTTCGTCGTCCCGTCCCGGCTGAACCCGGGCAAGTTCTACGCGCTGCCGCAGGCCCCGCAGCAGTTCAAGCAGCTGCTGATGATCTCCGGCTTCGACCGCTACTTCCAGATCGCGCCGTGCTTCCGCGACGAGGACGCCCGTGCCGACCGGTCGCCCGGCGAGTTCTACCAGCTCGACGTCGAGATGTCCTTCGTCGAGCAGGAGGACGTCTTCCGCCCGATCGAGAGGCTGATGACCGAGCTCTTCGAGGAGTTCGGCAACGGCCGCCACGTCACCTCGCCCTTCCCGCGCATCCCGTTCCGCGAGTCGATGCTGAAGTACGGCAACGACAAGCCGGACCTGCGCGCCAAGCTGGAGCTCGTGGACATCTCCGACGTCTTCGCGGACTCGGAGTTCAAGGCGTTCGCCGGCAAGCACGTCCGCGCCCTCCCGGTGCCGGACACCGCGGGCCAGTCCCGGAAGTTCTTCGACGGCCTCGGCGACTACGCGGTCGAGCACGGCGCCAAGGGCCTCGCCTGGGTCCGGGTCGGCGAGGACGGCAAGCTGGCGGGCCCGATCGCCAAGTTCCTCACCGAGACGGACGTCAAGACCCTCACCGAGCGGCTCTCCCTCGTCCCCGGCCACGCCGTGTTCTTCGGCGCCGGCGAGTTCGACGAGGTCTCCAAGATCATGTCGGTCGTCCGCGTCGAGGCGGCCAAGCGCGCCGGTCACTTCGAGGACGGCGTCTTCCGCTTCTGCTGGATCGTCGACTTCCCGATGTACGAGAAGGACGAGGACACCGGGAAGATCGACTTCTCGCACAACCCCTTCTCGATGCCCCAGGGCGGCCTGAAGGACCTTGAGGAGAAGGACCCGCTCGACATCCTCGCCTGGCAGTACGACATCGTCTGCAACGGCATCGAGCTGTCCTCCGGCGCCATCCGTAACCACGAGCCCGAGCTGATGCTCAAGGCCTTCGAGATCGCCGGTTA
Protein-coding regions in this window:
- a CDS encoding SseB family protein, whose product is MYGYDQNQGAQQPMGGGYGEQPLYPEPSPPSLGDAVRAFTTGSLAAEDFQQIFATSKVYCPRGDNPGFLALHNTQQPVIPMFTTLKELRLYAGKESKYFVITGAEVIDLLPTGYGFVLDMEGEHRMVFDAKAVEQMVDFAMRRMYG
- a CDS encoding pirin family protein, whose protein sequence is MPAVTVENPLTLPKVAAPADAVARPVLAVTTAPSGFEGEGFPVRRAFAGINYKHLDPFIMMDQMGEVEYAAGEPKGTPWHPHRGFETVTYLIDGTFVHQDSNGGGGTIQNGDTQWMTAGSGLLHIEAPPESLVLSGGLFHGLQLWVNLPRADKMMAPRYQDIRGGQVQLLASPDGGALLRVIAGELDGHEGPGVTHTPITMIHATVRPGAEVTLPWREDFNGLAYVLAGRGTVGEDRRPVHMGQTAVFGAGSSLTVRADEQQDGNTPELEVVLLGGRPIREPMAHYGPFVMNSQAELKEAFEDFQAGRLGTVPAVHGM
- a CDS encoding DUF6458 family protein — its product is MGLGGCIILIGAGAILAFATDWEMDSVNVDMVGWIMMVVGVIGVFVYASVMRRRRMVVPPTTVVSEDERRL
- a CDS encoding acyl-CoA dehydrogenase translates to MGHYKSNLRDIEFNLFEVLGRDKLYGTGPFAEMDVETAKSILDEVARLAENELADSYADADRNPPVFDPETSTAPVPESFKKSYQAFMDSEYWRLGLPEEIGGTTSPRSLIWGYAELLLGANPAVWMYSSGPAFAGILFDEGNEAQKKIAEIAVEKQWGSTMVLTEPDAGSDVGAGRTKAVEQEDGSWHIEGVKRFITSGEHDMSENIIHYVLARPEGAGPGTKGLSLFMVPKFHFDWTTGELGERNGVYATNVEHKMGLKASNTCEMTFGDQHPAKGWLIGDKHDGIRQMFRIIEFARMMVGTKAIAALSTGYLNALEYAKERVQGTDLSQFMDKTAPKVTITHHPDVRRSLMTQKAYAEGMRSLVLYTASVQDAIQEKEAAGEDAKALHGLNDLLLPIVKGYGSEKSYEQLAQSLQTFGGSGYLQEYPIEQYIRDAKIDTLYEGTTAIQGQDFFFRKIVRDQGASLNTLSEEIKKFLAGAQGNEELSGALDSLAKAAVDLEAIVGTMITDLTATGEDVKNIYKVGLNTTRLLLASGDVVVGYLLLKGASVAAEKLPTASAKDVAFYRGKIAAAKFFAANVLPGVGAERALAESVDNSLMELDEAAF
- a CDS encoding AfsR/SARP family transcriptional regulator, translated to MEFRLLGTVCVDTQTGPLPLGPAKRRSLLAALLLRANTPVSVARLSDCLWDDTPPLHARTVVQGHVSRLRALLTGADAEMYGVELATLGDAYMLRVPEALLDSQRFEELLMLAREQRSPSDSVLILKEALSLWEGPALTGTYPSAPLQAAAHALEESRLTTVEQLAHAYAVLGEHHRAAAVLRAEAVAHPLRESLAAALMTALHRSGRQSEAVDCFHRTRRLLTDELGIGPGRELADAYAQILRGDPEPAPDLPGRTTVGDGAGAGTPAGTGAGTPGGAPGLHAHPTDLLPRAPRGFQGRAAELAALSRAAAGEAPVCLLTGPAGVGKTALALHWARRAPAAFPDGRLFADLRGFGDTGEPTPLEVLREFLLALGVAPRRVPESAQAAAALFRSLTDRRSLLVVLDNARDSAQVRPLLPGGTDCVTLVTSRHRLDGLIASDAARPVPLDVLEPPDGTALLAGVLGEERVLAEPVAARRLAELCGGLPLALRVTAARLAGRPHRTLAGTADELADERSRLTYLDVEDTGVSAALRLTVQQLPPDTVHHFARLGHHPGSHFDPYTAAALAGSDPVVATAALERLAAAHLVSETGPGRWVLHDLVRLYARGLDPASGPDALVGVLDHCIATALAAADTAEPGGEPCFVLPEDYRRPTAVRDFTDRAEAMNWLATEREDLSLAAAAARGAGLDDRAWRIILLQWPYVVWRVRDGWVPMLELALDAAVARSDPYAESRVRNLLGWVLSEEGRTAEAEAMLEPSPGLARRAGDRLGEATALINLAIVQAEQGGLDEALEGCGQAVALAGKERDAHTEMLALQHLARMQLAAGRPQDALDSARTAFDLGPEHEEAARRVLLLTVSGEAHLALGTQREGIRLLDLAAAEAERDGYDEGAVRSLEALLRVTSGTEYVRRYEQAVRRLTDGGP
- a CDS encoding M18 family aminopeptidase; amino-acid sequence: MSSSLRFDRGHTDDLMAFLMAGPSPYHAVAAAASKLEKAGFRQVEETAAWDGTTGGKYVLRGGAIVAWYVPEGAGAHTPFRIAGAHTDSPNLRVKPLPDTGAHGWRQIAVEVYGGTLLNTWLDRDLGLAGRISLRDGTHRLVDIDRPLLRVPQLAVHLDRSANPDGLKLDRQKHMQPIWGLGDVEEGDLIRFVAEEAGVDAEDVTGWDLMPHPVEAPSYLGRDRELVAGPRMDNLLSVHAAVAALAAVAGQPDAQIPYIPVLAAFDHEENGSQSDTGADGPLLGTVLERSVFARGGTYEDRARAFAGTVCLSSDTGHAIHPNYGERHDPTHHPVVNGGPILKVNVNMRYATDGSGRAVFASACEKAGVPWQTFVSNNSMPCGTTIGPITAARHGIQTVDIGVAILSMHSARELCGADDPHLLATALASFLAG